The Bos indicus x Bos taurus breed Angus x Brahman F1 hybrid chromosome 10, Bos_hybrid_MaternalHap_v2.0, whole genome shotgun sequence genome has a segment encoding these proteins:
- the LOC113899536 gene encoding 60S ribosomal protein L39, whose amino-acid sequence MSSHKTFRIKRFLAKKQKQNRPIPQWIRMKTGNKIRYNSKRRHWRRTKLGL is encoded by the coding sequence ATGTCTTCTCACAAGACTTTCAGGATCAAGCGATTCCTGgccaagaaacaaaagcagaatcGTCCCATTCCTCAatggattcgaatgaaaactggcAATAAAATCAGGTACAACTCCAAGAGAAGACATTGGAGAAGAACCAAGCTGGGTCTATAA